In the Alligator mississippiensis isolate rAllMis1 chromosome 7, rAllMis1, whole genome shotgun sequence genome, one interval contains:
- the ANAPC13 gene encoding anaphase-promoting complex subunit 13, whose amino-acid sequence MDSEVQRDGRILDLIDDAWREDKLPYEDVAIPLNELPEPEQDNGGTTESVKEQEMKWTDLALQYLHENVPPTGN is encoded by the exons ATGGACAGTGAGGTGCAGAGGGACGGGAGAATCCTGGATCTGATTGACGATGCCTGGAGGGAAGACAAGTTACCATATGAGGATGTGGCAATACCCCTG AATGAGCTTCCTGAACCAGAGCAAGACAATGGTGGCACAACGGAGTCAGTAAAAGAGCAAGAGATGAAATGGACGGATTTGGCTCTGCAGTATTTGCATGAAAATGTTCCTCCAACAGGAAACTAG